In one window of Prevotella fusca JCM 17724 DNA:
- a CDS encoding BamA/TamA family outer membrane protein has product MRKYIFITAAILCMPLYAQNTKENHSGDTSTVEPIESARLQGPREATEAEKEYARQMAEDRAQQAQIDNNLPLITENGQTVTPNDFYYPAWGYGVGAWRLHKGLNINLGASAFASLGHGNSHGAGFSQDVSLMYVTNLSKKATLAVGGYVNHLTYRGDNYFVGGINAVFGYQFNEHWSAYAFVQKAFTSNNFGQAFGYGAYGSPYWGGYSGWGYPPFDYGYASIGYGYGPMGWAYGAGVSRYMDRIGGGVTYQWGSNNQNSISVNVEFDHVPMQSNGFYNSNRYDYPVR; this is encoded by the coding sequence ATGAGGAAATATATTTTCATAACAGCAGCTATTCTCTGTATGCCATTGTATGCACAGAATACGAAAGAGAACCACAGTGGGGACACATCTACAGTGGAGCCTATAGAGTCGGCACGCCTGCAAGGTCCACGTGAAGCGACAGAGGCCGAGAAAGAATACGCTCGCCAGATGGCTGAAGACCGTGCACAGCAAGCACAGATTGACAACAATCTGCCCCTCATTACCGAGAACGGACAGACCGTCACACCTAATGATTTCTATTATCCAGCCTGGGGTTACGGTGTTGGAGCATGGAGATTGCATAAGGGACTGAACATAAACCTCGGTGCATCGGCTTTTGCAAGTCTCGGACATGGAAACAGCCATGGTGCTGGCTTCTCGCAGGATGTTTCGCTGATGTATGTAACGAACCTGTCAAAGAAGGCTACACTGGCAGTAGGGGGATATGTAAACCATCTTACCTATCGTGGTGACAACTACTTTGTCGGTGGCATCAATGCTGTCTTCGGCTATCAGTTCAATGAACATTGGAGCGCATACGCTTTCGTCCAAAAAGCCTTCACATCAAACAACTTCGGTCAAGCCTTTGGATACGGAGCTTATGGTTCACCTTATTGGGGTGGCTACAGCGGCTGGGGTTATCCTCCTTTCGACTATGGGTATGCCTCTATAGGATATGGGTATGGACCGATGGGATGGGCATACGGTGCTGGCGTCAGCCGCTATATGGACAGAATCGGTGGCGGCGTGACCTATCAATGGGGCTCTAACAATCAGAACTCCATCTCTGTCAACGTTGAATTTGACCACGTTCCCATGCAAAGCAACGGCTTCTACAATTCCAATCGGTATGATTATCCGGTACGTTAA
- a CDS encoding heavy metal translocating P-type ATPase, giving the protein MKKTIPIIGMACSACSANVEKKLNELKGVKAASVSLPGRSVLIDYDPDAVSLEQMKAEINGIGYDLVIDKETSVEEIEKRGYTLLKRKTLLSWLFAIAVMCVSMRWIDLGSHDIANQVSLLIALMNMLCCGRQFYVSSWKQLLHGAANMDTLVALSTGIAFLFSSFNTFWGDVAWASRGIVWHTYFDAAVMIITFVLTGRLLEEKAKDGTASSIRQMMGMTPKTAHVVDDGKIEEVPLSTIEVGDVLEVRPGEKVPVDGEVISAESFMTADAAYVDESMITGEPTPVEKKKGSRVLAGTIPSQGKFRMRARQVGGDTALAHIIRMVQEAQGSKAPVQRLVDKAALVFVPVVACIALLTFLLWWMIGGNGYLPQAIMSAVAVLVIACPCAMGLATPTALMVGIGKAAQKQILIKDAAALESLRKVDVLVTDKTGTLTIPNKSIDFTKADNLPFEERETLKPNAREAMETLQKSGVEVYMMSGDKDEAARYWADKAGIKHCHSRMLPQDKENLVRQLQAEGRRVAMVGDGINDTQALALADVSIAIGKGTDVAMDVAQVTLMGDDLSAIPEAIRLSRNTVRMIWENLFWAFIYNIVCIPLAAGLLYAFGIDWQITPSWASALMAFSSISVVLNSLRLRWMR; this is encoded by the coding sequence ATGAAGAAGACTATTCCTATTATTGGCATGGCATGTTCGGCATGTTCAGCCAATGTAGAAAAGAAATTGAATGAACTTAAAGGTGTCAAAGCGGCATCAGTGTCGCTTCCTGGGCGTTCAGTTCTGATAGATTATGACCCTGATGCGGTTTCACTTGAACAGATGAAAGCAGAAATCAATGGGATTGGTTATGATCTGGTGATTGATAAGGAAACGTCGGTAGAGGAAATAGAAAAACGTGGATACACATTATTGAAGCGTAAAACCCTGTTGTCATGGCTGTTTGCAATAGCCGTGATGTGTGTGTCGATGCGATGGATAGACCTTGGTTCGCATGATATTGCCAATCAAGTATCTTTACTTATTGCATTGATGAATATGCTTTGTTGTGGTCGCCAGTTTTATGTGTCTTCATGGAAGCAGTTGCTTCATGGTGCTGCTAATATGGACACTTTGGTGGCATTGTCTACTGGCATCGCTTTCCTATTCAGTTCCTTTAATACGTTTTGGGGAGATGTTGCCTGGGCGAGTAGGGGGATAGTATGGCATACCTACTTTGATGCTGCAGTAATGATTATCACTTTTGTCTTGACGGGTCGCCTGCTGGAAGAGAAAGCCAAAGATGGTACGGCATCATCCATTCGCCAGATGATGGGGATGACGCCCAAGACTGCACACGTGGTTGATGACGGGAAAATAGAGGAAGTACCGCTCTCAACTATCGAAGTGGGTGATGTCTTGGAGGTTCGTCCAGGGGAGAAAGTACCCGTTGATGGTGAAGTTATATCGGCAGAAAGTTTCATGACAGCAGATGCAGCGTACGTTGACGAGAGTATGATTACAGGAGAACCGACGCCGGTGGAGAAGAAGAAAGGTTCAAGGGTATTGGCAGGTACGATACCAAGTCAGGGCAAGTTCCGTATGCGTGCCCGGCAGGTTGGTGGAGATACAGCCTTGGCACATATCATCCGAATGGTTCAGGAGGCGCAAGGCTCAAAAGCTCCAGTACAGCGGCTTGTTGATAAGGCGGCATTGGTATTCGTCCCCGTTGTCGCCTGTATAGCCCTTCTTACTTTCCTTTTATGGTGGATGATAGGTGGGAATGGTTATTTACCTCAGGCTATTATGTCAGCAGTTGCAGTATTGGTGATTGCCTGTCCGTGTGCAATGGGACTGGCAACACCAACTGCTCTTATGGTAGGTATTGGCAAGGCTGCCCAGAAACAGATTCTCATAAAGGATGCAGCAGCTTTGGAAAGTCTGCGAAAGGTGGATGTTTTGGTAACGGATAAGACTGGAACCTTGACAATTCCCAATAAGAGTATTGATTTTACAAAGGCTGATAATCTTCCGTTTGAGGAGCGTGAAACATTGAAGCCCAATGCCCGGGAGGCGATGGAAACCTTGCAGAAGAGTGGGGTAGAGGTTTATATGATGAGTGGTGATAAGGATGAGGCAGCACGCTATTGGGCCGATAAGGCAGGAATCAAACACTGCCATAGTAGGATGTTGCCACAGGATAAGGAGAATCTTGTCAGACAGTTACAGGCGGAAGGAAGACGTGTAGCCATGGTTGGTGATGGCATTAATGATACCCAGGCTTTGGCATTGGCTGATGTGAGTATTGCTATCGGTAAGGGGACAGATGTAGCTATGGATGTGGCACAGGTTACGCTTATGGGAGACGACCTTTCAGCTATTCCAGAGGCAATACGGTTAAGTCGCAACACCGTTCGTATGATTTGGGAAAACCTCTTCTGGGCATTTATCTATAACATTGTCTGCATACCTTTGGCAGCAGGGCTACTCTATGCTTTCGGTATTGATTGGCAGATAACTCCGTCATGGGCAAGTGCTCTGATGGCGTTCTCCAGTATCAGTGTGGTACTTAACAGTCTCCGATTACGTTGGATGCGGTAA
- a CDS encoding heavy-metal-associated domain-containing protein, translated as MKKNVFAVSGMKCVHCKANVENALKAVDGVQSAEVNLEDANVTVEYDESKVTSSHLKDTVDNCGRYEMSL; from the coding sequence ATGAAGAAGAATGTTTTTGCCGTAAGTGGTATGAAGTGTGTACATTGTAAGGCTAATGTGGAGAATGCTTTAAAAGCGGTTGATGGAGTTCAGTCTGCTGAAGTTAATCTTGAGGATGCCAATGTAACGGTGGAGTATGATGAGAGTAAGGTTACCTCTTCTCATCTTAAGGATACTGTTGATAACTGTGGGCGTTATGAGATGAGTTTGTAA
- a CDS encoding RNA-binding domain-containing protein — translation MEAEELKTIISLGENSRVEFKEHFSKDIAIADEIVALANSKGGYLIFGVEDKTGNIKGLSYEEIQKISSQVGNTANENIRPTLYVESETVAIDGKKLLVIHVKEGISKPYKDISGNIFVKQGADKRRITENNELLELFYESGTYHPDEEGVKNTSIMDLDKWLVDKFLMEVFNKKASDFNIPFEKMMRNMQITTADGRLTLAGLLYFGNMPQMFRPEMVIKAVSFYGNSIGSTNYRDSRDIDGTIPRLFSEGMSFLKSNLHALQDGQNFNSVGHLEISEIALEEVLQNALVHRDYLKPAAIRLLIFDNRVEIISPGKLPGGMDVDDIKLGNSFIRNRLMASFCAKTMLYRGLGSGIIRAMNEYPKIEFINDESGNQFKCVLYRPMTYEDPYMLAEPVGEYSYTSKRSSSLERNCPTLPKEEIERAEKILKLCLTPKSILNMMEATGYKSRTSFRRRILTHLLNAHLLEPTDKNSPNSPRQTYITTSLY, via the coding sequence ATGGAAGCTGAAGAATTAAAAACAATTATCTCATTAGGAGAAAACAGCCGCGTTGAATTCAAAGAACACTTCAGTAAAGACATAGCCATTGCTGATGAGATTGTGGCATTAGCCAACAGCAAGGGTGGCTATCTCATCTTTGGTGTAGAGGACAAAACCGGCAATATAAAGGGGCTCAGCTATGAAGAGATACAAAAGATTAGCAGCCAAGTAGGTAATACCGCTAACGAGAACATCCGCCCAACGCTTTATGTTGAGAGTGAAACCGTGGCAATTGACGGCAAGAAGTTACTCGTTATTCATGTCAAGGAGGGCATAAGCAAGCCTTATAAAGACATCAGCGGCAACATTTTCGTGAAGCAAGGAGCAGATAAACGACGAATAACAGAGAACAACGAACTGCTGGAACTTTTCTATGAGTCGGGGACCTATCACCCCGATGAAGAGGGAGTGAAGAATACAAGTATCATGGATCTTGACAAATGGTTAGTTGACAAGTTTCTCATGGAAGTATTCAACAAGAAGGCTTCCGACTTTAACATTCCCTTTGAAAAAATGATGCGTAACATGCAAATAACCACAGCAGACGGCAGGTTGACCTTAGCCGGGCTTCTGTACTTTGGCAATATGCCGCAGATGTTCCGCCCAGAGATGGTCATCAAGGCTGTTTCATTCTATGGCAACAGCATTGGAAGCACGAACTACAGAGATAGCAGGGATATTGACGGCACTATCCCGAGGCTCTTTTCCGAAGGTATGTCTTTCCTCAAAAGCAACCTTCATGCGCTGCAGGATGGGCAGAACTTTAATTCTGTCGGGCATTTGGAAATATCTGAGATTGCATTGGAAGAGGTGTTGCAGAATGCACTTGTACACCGTGATTATCTGAAACCTGCGGCTATCCGACTGCTCATCTTTGACAATCGGGTGGAGATCATCTCACCAGGTAAGCTGCCGGGGGGTATGGATGTGGATGATATTAAATTGGGCAATAGCTTTATCCGCAACCGACTGATGGCAAGTTTCTGTGCAAAGACAATGCTTTATCGTGGATTAGGTTCGGGTATCATCCGTGCGATGAATGAATATCCGAAGATTGAGTTCATCAATGATGAATCAGGCAATCAGTTCAAGTGTGTGCTTTATCGCCCTATGACCTATGAAGATCCATACATGCTTGCAGAGCCGGTAGGAGAGTATTCCTATACTTCCAAGCGCTCTTCCTCTTTAGAACGGAATTGCCCTACTCTGCCCAAAGAGGAGATTGAACGTGCTGAGAAAATACTTAAACTGTGCCTGACTCCAAAGTCAATACTCAACATGATGGAGGCAACGGGATACAAAAGTCGGACGAGTTTCCGCCGAAGAATCCTCACACATCTGCTGAATGCTCATCTGCTGGAGCCAACGGACAAGAATAGTCCGAACAGTCCAAGACAGACTTATATCACAACCTCACTTTATTGA
- a CDS encoding helix-turn-helix domain-containing protein, translating into MSTIYIKNMVCDRCKMVVCQTLQHVGLHPTKIDLGEVVIEEEPSPRQLSTLRAALGQLGFELLDDRRQQTIDLVKSSLIKLVHYHDNQVTTNLSDYLSSELHHDYSALSKLFSEVEGKTVERYYIELRIERVKELIRYDELTLTQIAHRMNYSSVAYLSSQFKSMTGMTPTQFKAMKSSLRTSLDKL; encoded by the coding sequence ATGAGTACAATTTATATCAAGAACATGGTCTGTGATCGCTGCAAGATGGTTGTCTGTCAAACCTTGCAGCATGTGGGTTTACATCCGACAAAGATAGATTTAGGTGAGGTCGTTATTGAAGAAGAGCCCTCGCCACGCCAGCTTTCAACACTTCGTGCAGCCCTTGGACAGCTTGGTTTTGAACTCCTTGATGACCGGCGTCAACAAACTATTGATCTCGTAAAGTCTTCACTTATCAAACTTGTTCATTATCACGACAACCAAGTTACAACAAACCTCAGCGACTATCTTTCGTCAGAACTTCATCATGACTACAGTGCGCTGTCAAAACTCTTCTCAGAAGTTGAGGGCAAGACTGTTGAACGGTATTACATAGAACTGCGTATTGAACGGGTGAAAGAGCTTATCCGCTATGACGAACTGACCCTCACGCAGATAGCACATCGCATGAATTATTCTTCCGTAGCCTATCTTTCCAGCCAGTTCAAGTCTATGACAGGTATGACTCCTACTCAGTTCAAGGCAATGAAAAGCAGCCTACGCACGTCATTGGACAAACTTTAA
- a CDS encoding MATE family efflux transporter, producing MHGHTDNYTFLTQGPIHRVIITMAIPTIISMLVTGLYNIADTFFVGKIDTQATAAVGIVFSLMFFVQAMGFFFGHGSGNYISRELGARQRDNAVKMASTGFFSSFFLGLLILVLGEMFLTPLSLMLGSTPTILPYTEDYMQIILLGTPFLTSSLTLNGQMRLQGNASFAMYGIVTGAVLNVLLDPFFIFVCDMGVSGAAWATVVGQMVSFVILFLMSRRKENIAIHFCDFAPSWLICKEIFYGGSPSLMRQGLACVATMSLNLAAGVYGDSAIAAMSIVGRIAMLSFAVVIGLGQGFQPVCGFCYGAGLYDRLKEAYKFTVAVGTAFLIILAVVGWMISSSLIGIFRDDPEVIAIGVVALRWQLCVFPLNAFVLASNMLAQTCRKPWRANILAAARQGLFFIPLIFILPSYFDLLGVEMCQAVSDVFSFMLTVPIIIYTFREFTREAAMKKEAV from the coding sequence ATGCATGGACATACAGACAACTATACTTTTTTGACACAAGGGCCGATTCATCGTGTCATAATCACAATGGCAATACCGACTATTATATCAATGCTTGTAACAGGACTGTACAATATTGCAGATACATTTTTTGTCGGTAAGATTGACACACAGGCAACAGCAGCGGTGGGCATTGTGTTCTCGCTGATGTTCTTTGTGCAGGCAATGGGTTTCTTCTTCGGGCATGGGTCAGGTAATTATATATCCCGTGAGCTGGGAGCACGTCAGCGTGACAATGCTGTAAAGATGGCTTCAACAGGCTTTTTCAGTTCATTCTTTTTAGGTCTGCTTATCCTTGTTCTTGGTGAAATGTTCCTTACACCGCTTTCGCTGATGCTTGGCAGTACTCCTACCATCCTCCCTTATACGGAAGACTATATGCAGATAATTCTCCTTGGTACACCGTTTCTGACGTCTTCGCTGACACTGAACGGGCAGATGCGTCTGCAAGGTAATGCCAGCTTCGCCATGTATGGAATCGTGACAGGTGCTGTGTTGAATGTTCTTCTCGACCCGTTTTTCATTTTTGTTTGCGATATGGGTGTTAGTGGAGCAGCATGGGCAACAGTTGTGGGGCAGATGGTATCGTTTGTAATACTCTTCCTGATGAGTCGACGGAAAGAGAATATTGCCATTCATTTCTGTGATTTTGCCCCCTCATGGCTTATTTGTAAGGAAATTTTTTATGGTGGAAGTCCATCGCTGATGCGGCAAGGGCTGGCTTGTGTAGCTACTATGTCATTGAATCTGGCAGCTGGTGTTTATGGCGATTCTGCTATTGCTGCGATGAGCATCGTCGGGCGAATAGCCATGCTTTCCTTTGCCGTTGTCATTGGGTTGGGGCAGGGCTTCCAGCCTGTCTGCGGTTTCTGTTATGGTGCCGGATTATATGATAGATTGAAGGAGGCCTATAAGTTTACGGTTGCCGTTGGAACAGCCTTTCTTATTATCCTTGCTGTTGTGGGGTGGATGATCAGCAGCTCGCTCATAGGTATCTTCCGTGATGACCCCGAAGTTATAGCCATCGGCGTTGTTGCACTGCGTTGGCAGCTCTGTGTTTTCCCACTCAATGCTTTTGTTCTGGCAAGTAATATGCTCGCACAAACCTGCCGTAAGCCGTGGCGGGCAAATATTCTTGCAGCAGCCCGACAAGGTCTGTTCTTTATTCCGCTCATCTTTATCCTCCCGTCTTACTTTGATTTGTTGGGAGTGGAGATGTGCCAGGCTGTCAGTGACGTTTTCTCTTTCATGCTCACAGTCCCTATCATTATTTACACATTTCGTGAATTTACCCGTGAAGCAGCTATGAAGAAAGAAGCCGTATGA
- a CDS encoding UDP-N-acetyl glucosamine 2-epimerase: MKNICIFCGARPNFIKVAPIIRVINRLSEENSPRKLSYSLVYAGSADDPTLEEELFDNLSIHRPDVYLGVECENLNELTGQVMSKFEKYLQENPSDVVIVVDDLASTMAAAIVTKKQAVTLAHIAAGTRSFDITMPKEINRLVIDGLSDILFTAGFSNNSIANKEGAELSKVYMVGNILIDNIRYDRERIEGVRLSDIDELEGLALKEGNYLVFTLNRKALLANQENLERMLHVLSETAGDMPVIAPLRDSAVQVIMALSLKKNIKLHNLHIVQPLSYLEFAYLTAHAKGIITDSGNVAEEATFNGVPCITLNSYTEHIETVKVGSNVLVGEDAELLRSALTEMVSGTWKKCGVPERWDGRSAERIVQILLECN; encoded by the coding sequence ATGAAAAATATTTGTATCTTTTGTGGTGCACGTCCTAACTTTATAAAGGTAGCACCAATCATCAGGGTAATCAACAGACTTTCTGAAGAGAACAGTCCTCGGAAACTGTCTTATTCATTGGTCTATGCAGGTAGTGCAGACGACCCGACACTCGAAGAAGAACTCTTTGATAACCTCTCTATCCACCGCCCGGATGTTTATCTTGGTGTCGAATGTGAGAACTTGAATGAGCTTACAGGACAGGTGATGTCCAAGTTTGAGAAGTATCTGCAGGAGAATCCATCTGATGTGGTCATCGTTGTTGACGACCTTGCTTCAACTATGGCTGCAGCTATTGTCACCAAGAAGCAGGCTGTCACGCTGGCTCATATTGCAGCAGGCACCCGTTCGTTCGATATTACGATGCCGAAGGAAATCAACCGGTTGGTTATAGATGGTCTTTCGGATATTCTCTTTACGGCTGGATTCAGCAATAACAGCATTGCCAACAAGGAGGGGGCAGAGTTGTCAAAGGTCTACATGGTGGGCAATATCCTCATTGATAACATCCGTTACGACCGTGAACGCATTGAGGGTGTAAGACTATCTGACATCGATGAGCTTGAAGGCTTGGCATTGAAGGAAGGTAATTATCTTGTCTTTACACTTAACCGTAAGGCATTACTTGCTAATCAGGAGAACCTTGAGAGAATGCTACATGTGTTGAGTGAGACGGCAGGTGATATGCCTGTCATTGCTCCCCTGCGTGATTCTGCGGTACAGGTTATTATGGCGCTCAGTTTGAAGAAGAACATCAAACTACATAACCTCCATATAGTCCAACCTCTTAGCTACCTTGAGTTTGCATATCTTACAGCACATGCCAAAGGTATCATAACCGACTCGGGAAATGTTGCAGAGGAAGCCACGTTCAATGGAGTTCCATGTATTACGCTCAACAGTTATACTGAACATATTGAGACTGTAAAGGTCGGGTCAAATGTTCTTGTAGGTGAAGATGCCGAGCTCCTCCGTTCTGCACTTACCGAAATGGTTTCGGGGACATGGAAGAAATGCGGTGTGCCCGAGCGTTGGGATGGTCGTTCTGCAGAACGTATTGTTCAGATACTGCTCGAATGTAATTAG